The following are from one region of the Microtus pennsylvanicus isolate mMicPen1 chromosome 15, mMicPen1.hap1, whole genome shotgun sequence genome:
- the LOC142835676 gene encoding olfactory receptor 11H6-like has translation MTAARNTSHSVSYFILLGFPSRREMQFFLFSIFFMIYILTLLGNMAIVFVVHWDHRLHTPMYILLANFSFLEICYVNSDVPNMLANLLSITKTISFTRCLLQLYFFFSLGTTECLFLSIMAYDRFLAICRPLHYPTVMTIKFCGSLVIFCWVYGFLWFLIPVILITQLPFCGPNVIDDFLCDLGPLLDLAAVCAPVSGTVLICGTMSSLLIFATFFYIIGSYALVLRAVIRMPSAAGSKKAFSTCSSHLAVVILFYGSVMITYVSPGSGQAKGMQKFTTLFYSVLTPFFNPMIYSLRNKEMKDALKKVIGGS, from the coding sequence ATGACCGCAGCCAGAAACACCTCCCACTCTGTGAGTTACTTCATCCTCTTAGGCTTCCCTTCCCGCAGAGAAATGcagttcttccttttctccatatTCTTTATGATTTACATTTTGACTTTGCTTGGAAATATGGCAATTGTATTTGTGGTGCACTGGGATCACCGGCTCCACACCCCCATGTACATCCTGCTGGCCAACTTCTCCTTCCTAGAGATCTGCTACGTCAACTCTGATGTGCCCAACATGCTGGCCAACCTCCTCTCCATAACCAAAACCATCTCTTTCACTCGATGCTTACTCCAGTTGTACTTCTTCTTCTCCTTGGGCACCACCGAATGCTTATTTCTGTCTATCATGGCCTACGACAGGTTCCTGGCAATCTGTCGCCCACTGCACTACCCCACTGTCATGACCATTAAGTTCTGTGGTAGCCTGGTCATATTTTGTTGGGTGTACGGGTTCCTTTGGTTTCTTATCCCAGTGATACTCATCACTCAGCTGCCATTTTGTGGCCCAAATGTGATTGATGACTTTCTTTGTGACCTCGGTCCCTTGCTGGACCTAGCTGCAGTCTGTGCCCCAGTCTCAGGCACTGTTCTCATCTGTGGCACTATGAGCTCCCTCCTCATCTTTGCCACCTTTTTTTACATTATTGGTTCATATGCCTTAGTGCTAAGGGCTGTGATACGGATGCCCTCTGCTGCTGGCTCAAAGAAGGCTTTCTCCACCTGTTCATCACACCTGGCTGTGGTAATTCTATTTTATGGCTCAGTCATGATAACATATGTAAGTCCAGGTTCAGGTCAAGCAAAGGGCATGCAAAAGTTCACAACTCTGTTCTACTCGGTTTTGACTCCTTTCTTCAACCCCATGATCTACAGCCTccgaaataaagaaatgaaagatgcCTTGAAAAAAGTTATAGGCGGTTCCTAG